Genomic DNA from Gemmatimonadota bacterium:
CGTGTGGACGGGAACAGCGCGTTCGGTCAGGACCTGGGGCTGCAGGCCTATCCGAAGGTGTCGGCGTCCTGGGTGGTGTCGGACGAGGACTTCTGGAACGACAGCTACGGACAGTTGAAGCTGCGCGCGGCCTGGGGCCAATCGGGTCGTGCGCCGGGCGCGTTCGACGCGGTGCGGACCTACGACCCGGTGGGTTGGGGTGGTGACCCGGCGTTCTTCACGCGCAACGTGGGGAACTCGGAGCTGGGCCCGGAGCGGACCGCCGAGTTGGAGTTCGGCTTCGACGCGTCCTTCTGGGACAACCGGCTCTCCATCGAGTACACCCACTACAACCAGCACACGACGGACGCGCTGTTCAACGTGCGGCAGGTGCCGTCGTTGGGCTTCCTGGGCTCGCAGCTGGAGAACGTGGGCGAGCTGAAGAACCGCGGTCACGAGCTTGGGTTCAACGTGGCGGCGATCCAGGGCGAGTCGTTCGGGTGGGACATCGGCGGCTCCGTCTACACGAACGACTCCGAGGTCGCCGTGCTGCCGTCCGAGGTGCCGAGCTTCTCGTTGGGTGGTTTCGGATGGGTGGTCGAGGGTCAGCCCATCCCGGTCATCCAGGCCCGCTGCGTCACCAACCGCGGGCAGGCGGCCGATCCCATCATCGATAACGAGTGCAACTTCGGGCCCAACCAGCCGACGCTGACGATCAACGGCAACACGTCGTTCAGCCTGCCGGCCGGCATGTCGCTGACCATGCGCGGCGAGTATCAAGGCGGCCACTACATCGCCAATGGCGCTGCCGGTGCGGCGATCAGCCGCTCGGTGCGTTGGCCCGGCTGCTTCGAGGCCTACCGGATCGACGAGACCCAGGGCCGCGCCGCGGTCCCGGCCGAGCTCAAGGCCCTCTGCTTCGGCGCCCCGTTCCGGGACGACTACACGATCGACAAGGCGGACTTCTTCAAGATCCGTGAGGTGACGTTGTCGATGCCGGTGCCGGAACGGCTGCTGGTGGCGGGCGCGAGCAGCGCCACGCTGACGTTCTCGGGCCGCAACCTCTGGCGTTGGGTGAACAGTGAGTGGGGCACGTTGGATCCGGAGATGGGCAACAACGGCGGGTTCGACGAGCAGGTACGCTCGCTGCTGGAGCACATCCCGGCGCCGGCCGTCTATACCATGTCCCTGCGTCTTTCCTTCTGAGAGGGCTGAAGAAATCATGACTTCGACGAAGAAGACGATGAAGGTGGGCCTGGGGCTGGCGGTCGTGGCCGCCAGCTGGGCCTGCAACTTCGATGTGACCAACCCCGGGCCCATCCAGCAGGAGTTCCTGGCCGATCCGGACGCGCAGCCCGCACTGGTGTCGGGAGCGGGTCGGGCGCTGTCGGATGGTCTGAACTGGATCTCCTATACCAGCGCAGCGGTGGCGCGTGAGATCCACCCGTCGGGCTCGACGGGGAGCTTCGGGATCACGCAGCGCTGGCAGAACGGGGAGCTGGCATCGGACGACCCGGACCTCGACACGCACTGGAACCTGGCGCAGCGTGCGCGCTGGCTGGGTGAAGAGGCGATCCGCATCATCGACGAGAACGGGGAGTCCGAGCCCGGTCTCAAGGCACAGGCCAACCTGTGGGTCGGGTATGCGAACCGGCTGCTGGGTGAGAACATGTGCCGGGCCACCATCGATGGCAGCGCCCCGCAGGCGAGCACCGTGTTCCTGGATCGCGCCGAAGCGGCGTTCACCGCGGCGGCTTCGGCCGGCAGCGGGGCCGTGGCCACGGCGGCCGTGGCCGGCCGTGCGTCGGTGCGGGCCCAGAAGGGCGACTGGGCCGGTGCGGTGGCGGACGCCGCGCAGGTGGCGGATGGGTTCTCGTACAAAATGCCCTACTACGCCGGGTTCGGGGACGACCAGCAGAACCGGATCTTCCGGGCCATGGCGGGGAACCCCTACCGGGCGCACTCGGAGTGGAATACCTGGGTGGAGGACTACGGACTGTCCGCCAAGAACCCGAACGGTGACCCACGCGTGCCGTATACCTATCAGCCCGGGCAGAAGGGCGATGCGGCCACGGAGTGCTGCGGCTCGACCGAGTTCTATCCGCAGCAGAAGTTCAAGGACGGGGCCGCGGCCATCGAGCTGTCGTCCGGTGCGGAGATGCGGTTGATCGAAGCCGAGAAGCTGCTGATGGATGGCAACTTCTCCGGCGCGATGGACAGGATCAACGCGCTGCGCACCGCGGCCGGCATGCCGGCCGAGACGGCCGCCTCGGTGGCGGAGGCCTGGGGCTTCCTCAAGCGCGAGCATGCCATCGAGATGTGGCTGGAGGGGCGGCGCCTGGCGGCGCTCCGCCGCTGGCACGACGCGGGCCTGACCGAGGCGGACCTCGATCCGCTCGAGCAGGTCTCGGGGCGGTCTCCTCCGGGTCGCACCTGCTGCAGCGCGACTACTGCTTCCCGATCTCGGTGTCGGAGCAGCAGACCAACACCAACGTGGGCGTGGGCGGCTGAGTCCAGCCTCCACCCGCTGGGTGTGAAAACGCCCGGGTCGGCTCAGGCCGGCCCGGGCGTTTTGCTGGTCGGGACGAATTAAGTGTCTCCATGACAACCACATAGAAGGCTTTCCCGATCCCGCGGGTTTGACAGGCCCGTCACACCGAGTCTACAGTGACCCGTTTCCCCCTGCCCCCGGGGGGGTCCCGGGGACAGGTGTGTCCGGAGTGAAAGCCGGCGTCCTGCCATCAGGGCATCGACCGCGCTTCGGGCGCCATCTTCGTACTTCTTGGACGAGGAGACGCCATGATCGTCCCCGTGTTCGCACAACGGGGGGCTCGGGCCGTGGCCCGGGGCCTCCTGGCGTTCGGGGTCGCTTCTTCCCTGATTCTCGGTGGAGCCGGCAGCGCGACTGCGCAGGCGACCGGAACGATCACGGGGCGAGTGACCGACGCCACGACCCAAGCGCCGATGGCCTCCACACAGGTATTCCTGGTGGGAACGGGCCTCGGCACACTGACGTCCGCCAACGGACGCTACATCATCCTGAACGTGCCCGCGGGCACGCACACGCTGCGCGTGGAGCGGATCGGCTTCACGACGATCGACCGCCAGGTGACGGTGGGCGCGGGCCAGTCCTTGACGGAGGACTTCGCGCTGGCGCTGGAGCCACTGGGGTTGGACGAGATCGTGGTGACGGGGACGGCGGGAGCCGCCCGTCGGCGCGAGGTCGGGAACTCGGTGGCGCAGGTGGACCTGACGGAGGTGAAGCAGCCGTCGCAGACGGTGGAGAACCTCCTGCAGGGCCGGATCACCGGCGCGACGGTGACGCCGAGCACCGGCAATATCGGCGGTGGTAGCGCGATCCGCCTGCGTGGGAATGTATCGGTGGCGATGTCGAACCAGCCGATCCTGTACGTGGACGGGGTGCGGGTGCGGAGCGACGGGTACGCGCGCAACGTACCGGCGGCGGGCTCGACGCTGCGGAGCAACAACGACATCGCGAGCCCGCTCAACGACATCTCGCCGAGCGACATCGAGCGGATCGAGGTGATCAAGGGTGCAGCAGCGACGACGCTGTACGGGACGGAAGCGGCAGCGGGCGTGATCCAGATCTTCACGAAGCGGGGCCACACGGGCCGCGCGCAGTGGACGGCGCAGATCGATCAGGGGTTTGCGCGGAACTGGGCGTTCGGGCCTGACCTGAGCAACGGGTTGCCGCCGAGCGAAGTGGGAGTGGACGGCAACGGGATGTTGGCGTCGGGTGCGACGCCGGAGTTCATGTACATCGACCCGTGGCTGAAGGGGAACCTTCCGAGCTGTGACCTGAGCACGTTGGAGCCGGGCCAGCCGTGCGACAGCGGGTTGTTCAGCGACTGGGGCGCGTGGCAGCAGCGGTATTCGTTGTCGGTGGCGGGCGGCAGCGAGTCGCTGCGCTACTTCGTGTCGGGGTCGTTCGACAACAACGAGGGCGTGCTGCCGCTGGACGAGCAGAACAAGTACGTGATCCGGGGGAACTTCACGTTCAACCCTGTGGAGGACCTGCAGCTGCAGTGGAACACGTCGTTCACGCGTGACGACCTGCAGAACACGCCGGCCGGCAACAACGCGCAGGGCCTGACCCTGAACGCGTTCCGCCGTGACCGCAACTATGCGCGCTCCGAGGTCTTCAGCGACATCGACGCCGTGGTGCGGAACGCGGACGGTAGTCCTGCTTTCGACATCACGACGGATCTGAAGCACCTGATCACGGGGATGACGGCGACGTACACGCCGCGGACGGGGTTCACGAACCGGTTGACGGTGGGCTACGACCTGGCGCAGCAGGACAACCGCAACCTGCGTCCGTTCGGGTTCCCGCTGCAGCCGGCGGGTGTGCTGAACGACGGGCGCTTCGAGTTCTCGAACCTGACGTTCGACTACGTCGGGTCATTGGACTTCCGCCTGAGCGAAGACGTGCGCTCCAGCTTCAGCTGGGGCGGTCAGAGCGTGACGACAGAACGGAACTCGACGCAGGCGTACGGGGAGAACTTCCCTGGCCCCGGTGAGCCGACGGTCGATGCCGGCGGCACGACGCTCGGATTCGAGAACCGGATCCGTGTGGTGAACGCAGGCTTCTTCGTGCAGAACCTGTTCGACTTCAAGAACCGCTACTTCCTGACGGCGGGTCTGAGGGTGGACGGGAACAGCGCGTTCGGTCAGGACCTGGGGCTGCAGGCCTATCCGAAGGTGTCGGCGTCCTGGGTGGTCTCAGACGAGGACTTCTGGAACGACAGCTACGGACAGCTGAAGCTGCGTGCGGCCTGGGGTCAGTCGGGTCGCGCGCCGGGCGCGTTCGACGCGGTGCGGACCTACGACCCGGTCGGTTGGGGTGGTGACCCCGCGTTCTTCACGCGCAACGTGGGCAACTCGGAGCTGGGCCCCGAGCGGACCGCCGAGTTGGAGTTCGGCTTCGACGCGTCGCTGTGGGACAGCCGGCTGTCGCTGGAATACACCTACTACAACCAGCATACGACGGACGCGCTGTTCAACGTGCGGCAGGTGCCGTCGTTGGGCTTCCTGGGCTCGCAGCTCGAGAACGTGGGCGAGCTGAAGAACCGCGGTCACGAGTTCGGGTTCAACGTGGCGGCGATCCAGGGCGAGTCGTTCGGGTGGGACATCGGCGGCTCCGTCTACACGAACGACTCCGAGGTCGCCGTGCTGCCATCCGAGGTGCCGAGCTTCTCGCTGGGTGGCTTCGGATGGGTGGTCGAGGGTCAGCCCATCCCGGTGATCCAGGCCCGCTGTATCGCCAATGCGGGCCAGGCGGCCGATCCGATCGTCGACGACGAGTGCAACTACGGGCCCAACCAGCCGACGCTGACGATCAACGGCAACACGTCGTTCAGCCTGCCGGCCGGCCTATCGTTGACCATGCGCGGCGAGTACCAGGGCGGGCACTACATCCAGAACAACGCGGCCGCGGCGGCGATCAGCCGTTCGGTGCGTTGGCCCGGTTGCTTCGAGGCCTACCGGATCGACGAGACCCAGGGCCGCGCCGCGGTCCCGGCCGAGCTCAAGGCGATGTGCTTCGGCGCACCGTTCCGCTCGGACTACACGATCCACAAGGCGGACTTCTTCAAGATCCGCGAGGTGACGCTGTCGATGCCGGTGCCGGAGCGGCTGTTGGTGGCGGGCGCGAGCAGCGCCACGCTGACGTTCTCGGGCCGCAACCTCTGGCGTTGGGTGAACAGTGAGTGGGGCACGTTGGATCCGGAGATGGGCAACAACGGCGGGTTCGACGAGCAGGTACGCTCGCTGCTGGAGCACATCCCGGCGCCGGCCGTCTATACCATGTCACTCCGTGTCTCCTTCTGAGAGGGCTGAGATCATGACTTCGATGAAGAAGACGATGAAGGTGGGCCTGGCGCTGGCGGTCGTGGCCGCCAGCTGGGCCTGCAACTTCGATGTGACCAACCCCGGTCCGGTGCAGCAGGAGTTCCTGGCCGATCCGGACGCACAGCCCGCGGTTGTGGCGGGAGCGGGTCGCGCCTTGGCGCACGGCCTGAACTGGATCTCCTATACCAGTGCAGCGGTGGCGCGTGAGATCCACCCGTCGGGTTCGACGGGGAGCTTCGGGATCTCACAGCAGTGGCAGAACGGGGAGCTGTCCTCGGACGACCCCGATTTGAACACGCACTGGAGCGAAGCGCAGCGTGCGCGCTGGTTGGCCGAGGAGGCGATCCGCATCATCGACGAGAACGGGGAAGCCGAGCCCGGGCTGCGGGCACAGGCCAACCTGTGGGTCGGGTATGCGAACCGGCTGCTGGGCGAGAACATGTGCCGGGCCACCATCGATGGCAGCGCCCCGCAGGCGAGCACCGTGTTCCTGGATCGCGCCGAAGCGGCGTTCACCGCGGCGGCTTCGGCCGGCAGCGGGGCCGTGGCCACGGCGGCCGTGGCGGGCCGTGCGTCGGTGCGGGCGCAAAAGGGCGACTGGGCCGGTGCGGTGGCGGACGCCGCGCAGGTGGCGGATGGGTTCTCGTACAAAATGCCCTACTACGCCGGGTTCGGGGACGACCAGCAGAACCGGATCTTCCGGGCCATGGCGGGGAACCCCTACCGGGCGCACTCGCAGTGGAGCACCTGGGTGGAGGACTACGGACTGTCCGCCAAGAACCCGAGCGGTGATCCGCGCGTGGCCTACACCTACCAGCCCGGGCAGAAGGGCGATGCGGCCACGGAGTGCTGCGGCTCGACCGAGTTCTATCCGCAGCAGAAGTTCAAGGACGGGGCCGCGGCCATCGAGCTGTCGTCCGGTGCGGAGATGCGGTTGATCGAAGCCGAGAAGCTGCTGATGGATGGCAACTTCTCCGGCGCGATGGACAGGATCAACGGACTGCGCACCGCGGCCGGCATGCCGGCTGAGACGGCGGGCTCGGTGGCGGAGGCCTGGGGCTTCCTCAAGCGCGAGAATGCCATCGAGATGTGGCTGGAGGGACGGCGCCTGGCGGCGCTCCGCCGCTGGCACGACGCGGGCCTGACCGAGGCGGACCTCGATCCGCTCGAGCAGGTCTCGGGAGACATCTCGTCCGGGTCGCACCTGCTGCAGCGTGACTACTGCTTCCCGATCTCGTTGGGGGAGCAGCAGACCAACACCAACGTGGGCGTGGGCGGCTGAGTCCAGCCTCCACCCGCTGGGTGTGAACACGCCCGGGTCGGCTCAGGCCGGCCCGGGCGTTTCTCTATTTGGATGGAGCGGGTGTCGTGGGGCGGAGCCCTACCAGGGGATCGGGATTCGCAGCGGGATCCGCATGTCCACCTCTCCACCGGGCGGGGGTGGTCCTTCGCCCGGTCCTCCGTGCAGTTGCGCGATGAACACGGCCAGACCCGTTCCCAGGATCAGCGCGACCACCGTGCCCGTGCGGGTTCGGTTGAGCTCCTTCAGCTCGACCTCCAGCACCTGGTTGGGCGTGAGGGACACGCGCTGATTGAGGGCTTCACCCCGTCGCTCGACGGAGGAAACCACAGGGACGTCCAACGTCAGCCCGGTTGCTCCGGTCTCGACCACTGTCCCGTCCAGCTCCCTGCGCTCGTTCCCGCCCAGCACCTCCGCCAGGCGCTCGGCCTCGGCGGCGGAGATGCGGGCCCGCACCTCGGCTCGAGGGGCCAGGTCCGTCAGTTCCACCGGGCGGTAGGTATAGCAGCCGGCGTACACGAGCGTGAGTGCCAGGGCCGTCCAGCGAACGGGGCGAGAGTGCATCGATCCTCCTGGGAGCATGTCCGGACTCGGACGGGTCGGAGCAGGGGGTTCTGGAACTGTGCCGTTGGTCCTTCAGACCGTGCTTTGAAAGACCCCGCGGCCGAGGGCCAGGATCCCCCCCACCAGCAGCGCCAGCGCAATGAGGCCCCCCACCAGATGAGGAACGAACGAACGCTCGGCGGGCGGACGGCGGCGCATCACCGAAGGGGGAAGCTGGGCCACGACGGCGGCCAAGGCCATCACCAGGAAATGGAGGAAGACCCCGGTATAGAACCGACCGCTGAAGAGGACGGCGAACCCCAACAGGACCTGCAGGTGGAGCGTTCCCGCAAAGGCGGTGGCCAGGATCCGCATGCCTTTGTCGTAGGGGCGACGCGTCAGGACGCCGAACAGAGCGTACACCACGCTAGCGACCCCAAGAGCAAGGGCCAGATACCGGATCCCGGAGTGTGCGGCAAAGAACATGGCTACACCTGGTAGGAAGCGGAGGCGAACGAAGCGGAGGTGACCGACGGACGGTGGAAGCTAGCGCCAGCCGCCCCCCGCCCTCCAGATCCGGGGCCATCCACGACGGGGGATCGGAGGCTCTTCATCGAGCTCGCGCAAAGCGGGCGGCCACGCGCGCCGCGGTCTCGGTATGGCCGATGGAATCGAGGTTGGCCAGGATGGCCACGGCGACCCGGTGCTCCGGGTCCATCAGCAGCACCGTGCTTCCTCCCATGGCGCCTCCTGTGTGGAAGACGTAGCGCCGGCCCTCGATCTCCCGTGTGAACCAGCCGATCCCGTATCCGGTGGATTCTCCGGCCGTGGTACGTTGGGGCCTGAACAGCAGGTCTACGGTCTCCGGTCTGAGAATGTCCCCGTCCATCAGTGCGGAGGCCAGCCGCACCAGGTCGGAGGCCGTGGAGAGATAGCCGCCGCCTGCCCACTTGACGCTGTTGTCCACGTAGGGCGCATTGACCAGTCGGCCGTCGTCGCCCCTGAGGTAGAAGCGTGCGCGGTGGAACAGGATCGAGTCCGGATGCTCCGCGACCGTGGAGCGCAGGTTGAGGGGCTCGATGATCTCTTCCCGCATGAAGTCCAGGAAGGGTCGGCCCGCGGTGCTCTGCACCACCGCGCTGATGAGGTTCCAACCGTACGTGGAGTAGCTGTAGCGTTCACCGGGTGGCGAGAGGAGCGGGTCGTCCTGGAAGACCGCGAGGGCCGCGACCACGTCGTCGTAGTGGACGGCGCTGGCGAATTCGTCGCCTCGATAGTGACGGATCCCGGCGAGGTGACCGCCCAACTGCCGGGTGGTGATGACCGCTCCCTTGTCCGGAAAGCTCGGGACGTAGCGTTGCACGGGCGCGTCCAGATCCAACTGACCACGCTCCACCAGGAGGCCGACCGCAATGGAGGTCATGGCCTTCGAGATCGAGGCCACCCTGAACTTGCTTTCGGGCCACGCAGGTACGCGGTTCTCCAGGTCCGCGAACCCGAAGCCCTCCTCCCACACCACCTCACCGTCCACGGCCACGGCTACGGACAGGCCCGGTGCTCCCGTGCTGTCGGCGTGCCGGGCCAGCCAGGGGCGGGCATCGGAAACGGCCCCGTTCCAACGCCCCGGCGCAGGGGCCCAGGCCACTTCCTGAGCGGTCAGGGAGGGCGTGCCCGGCGCGGCCACGAGCAGCAACAGGGAGAGCAGAGCGGCCGGCGCACGGGGGGTGCGCGGCCCGGTCGCTGGGTGCAGCGGATGTGTGTTCATGCCCGAAGGTGGCACGCGCAGCGAAGGGCGGAAAGCGGTGCAGGCGCTTGCCCGACCGAGCGCGTCGCGCTCAGCCCGGCAGAAAGAAGAACGCGATGCCGATCACCAGATAGACGGCGAGAAGCTGCAAGCCCTCCATCCAATGGGACTCACCGTCCTGCGAGATCTGCGCCATCACCAGCACCGAGATCGCCACCGCGACGACCTCGAAGGTGGTGAAGAGCAGGTCCATGGGCTGAGGACCGATGACGTAGCTCAGAAACACCAGGAGGGGTGCCACGAAGAGGGCCACCTGGATGGAGGAACCCACAGCAATGTTGATGGCCAGGTCCATCTTGTTCTTCATCGCCATCAGCACTGCGGTGGAGTGCTCGGCGGCATTCCCGACCAACGCGACCAGAATGACACCCACGAAGACCTCGCTCATGCCGAAGGCGTGCGCCGCCTCTTCGGTGGCTCCCACCAACAGCTCGCTCATGACGCCGACCAACGCCGCAGCGACCACGAGCACCACCACGGCCACCCACGCCGGCCACGGATGATGTGCGTGCTCGGGTCCGGGGGAGTCGCTTCGTCCCTCGGCCGGCTCCGGAGGTCCGCTCTGCGCTCGGATCCCCAGGTACAGGTGGGAGTGGGTCTTGAGCGTGAACAGCAAGCTGGCCACGTACGTCACCATCAGCACCACGGAGATGTCCAGACTCAGACCACGCTCCGAGGCCGCGAACCCTTCGCCCACCACGAGGTGGAAGACCGCCGGGATGACCAGTCCGACGGCACTGAGAAGCAAGAGCGTGGCGCCGTTGGCCGCGGCCGTGCGGTTGAACTGCTGGCGGGCTCGTTTGAACCCACCGAGGAAGGCGGCCAGCCCGAAGACCAGCAGGATGTTGCCGATGATCGAGCCGGTGATGGAGGCCTTCACCAGATCGTACAGACCAGCGCGCAAGGCGATGATTGCGATGATCAGCTCGGCGGCGTTGCCGAACGTCGCGTTGAGCAGCGCCCCCAGGCCGGCGCCCAACCGTTCCGCCAGATGCTCGGTGGCGCGACCCATCCAGCCGGCCAGTGGGACGATGGCCAGGGCGGAGGCGAGAAACACCCACGGTGCTGCCGCGTGTGCGCCGTGCTCCAGCCAGAGCCCGATCGGCACGAAGAGCAGCAACAGCGAAAGGCCGTATTCAGACAAGAAACGCCGCATGTGCCGCCGAGGTTGTAAGCCCGTCCGGCGCTCGTCGCCGGACAGGTCTCAGTGACTGCGCGAGTTGTAGCGCGAATCGCTAGCGCGCGCCAGGGAGACGAACGCGTTCAGCGGAGCCACTGGAAGGGAGTCGCTCGCCGGTCCACGTCGCCTCGCGCGGTCGGTTGGTGGGGCCTGCTACCGCAGCGCGTCCTCCAGCGCCACCGCCGCATCCGTGTCGGCGTCACGGTATTTCACGATCACCGGCACGTAGAGCTGCACGCCCTGCTCCCCGGCGAAGTCGCCGCGGGCGGGGCGGCTTCCTGGCACCACCACCGCTCCCTCCGGGATCCGCAGCGGAGCACTCTCGCTGGCCGCGATCACGCGCCCGTGCACGAGGTCGTAGACGCGCGTGGCCCGGGTCAGGATGGTCCCGGGTGCCAGCACGGCCCGCCGCTCCACGATCGCGCCTTCATAGACTCCACAGTTGCCGCCCACCAGCACGTCGTCCTCGATGATGACGGGCATGGCTCCGACGGGCTCCAGAACGCCACCGATCTGGGCCGCGGCCGACAGGTGCACACGCTTGCCGATCTGGGCGCAGGAGCCCACCAGGGCGTGCGAGTCCACCATGGTCCCCTCATCCACATAGGCGCCCACATTGATGTACATGGGGGGCATGCAGACCACCCCGGGGGCCACGTAGGCGCCAGTGCGCACGGAGGACCCGCCGGGTACGATGCGTACGCCGTCTCCGGCCGCGAGCGGCCGCACCGGATAGGTGTGCTTGTCGAAGAAAGGGAAGCCCGCCGCCGAGTAGTCGTGCATGCGGCCCAGCCGGAAGCCCAACAGGATGCCTTGCTTGACCCAGGTGTTCACGGTCCATCCGGCGGGCCCCGGTGAGGCCGAGCGCACTTCACCGCGGGTCAGCCGGTTGCGAAGCTCCGTGAAGATGTCTTCCGCGTCTTCCGGGAGATCCATGGTCGGCAGGGCCGCCAGTGCGCGGATGCGCTCGGCCAGCTGCTCGACGCTCCAGGTGGTCAGCGACGTCGCCGTCATGGGGCCACTCCGGACAGGAGCCCGACGCGCCTGAGCTCTGCCTCCAGCGCAGGTCGGTTCTTCTCCTCCAGCGGAACCAGAGGAAGGCGATAGCGGGCTTCGCAGAGCCCCAGCATGGACGCGGCGGCCTTCACCGGAATCGGGTTGGACTCCACGAAACACAGCGCCATCAGTCCCGACAGCTCGTGATGGAGGCGGCGGGCCTCGTCGTACTGGGCGGAGCGCACCGCGCCGACCAGACGGCTCATCCGATCCGGGTCCAGATTGGACACGACCGACACCACACCCAGGGCGCCCAGCGCCATCATGGGCAGCGTCATGGAGTCGTCTCCGGAAAGGACGGTGAAACCCTTGGGTGCGTCTTTTAGGATGCGACTCACCTGCTCGAGATCACCGGAGGCCTCCTTCACGGAGCGGATGTTGGCGTGCTCGGCGAGCTCCAGTGTCACCTCGGCCGGCATGTTGCGCGCGGTGCGCCCCGGCACGTTGTAGAGCATGAGAGGCGCGGGAGATGCGTCGGCCACCGCCCGAAAGTGCGCCAGCATCCCACGCGGTGTGGGCTTGTTGTAGTAGGGGACCACACTCAGCACCGCGTCCGGCTTCAATCGTTCCAGACGGCGTACGAACTCCACCACGTCCTGCGTGGCGTTGCCACCGGCGCCGGCCGTCACCGCTACCCGCCCCTCGGCCTCCTCGATGACGATCTCGATGACCCGGAGTTGTTCGGCACGGGTCAGAGTGGCGCCTTCGCCAGTGGTGCCGCAGGCCACGATCCCGCTCACTCCGCCGTCCACCTGCCTGCGGACCAGGGCGCGCAGCTCGGGCTCGTTGACGGTGCCGTCCGGTGAGAACGGCGTGATCAACGCGGTATGGGTCCCACGGAAGGCGTCAGGCATCGTCACTCTCTCCGAACAAGGCATCCTCGATCGAAAACACTCCGCTGCGTCCCTGGATCCACTCGGCGGCGAAGACGGCCCCCTGGGCGAAGCCCATGCGGCTCTTGGCTTCGTGCATGAGTGTGATGCGGTCCACCTCTCCGTCGAAGCCCACCTCGTGGAGTCCGAAGGCGTGGCCTGCCCGCACGCTGCTCACCTGGAGGGCATCCTCGGCGATGCGCCCCTCCGGGTTGCCCACCTGCAATCTCCGCTTGCGACCGAGCGTCTCCAGCAGACTCCTCGCCAAGGTCTCCGCGGTGCCGCTCGGCGCGTCGACCTTGAGTCGGTGGTGGTACTCCAGCACGTAGGGATCGTAGTCGGCGAAGCGGTCGAACAGCCGGCCCGCGTTCCGGACGATCCGAGCGAACAGGTTGGCCCCGATCGAGAAGTTGGAACCGTGGAGCAAAGCCCCGCCGGCCTTCTGTACGCGGGTACGCGCCTCTTCCAGGTGGTCCGACCAGCCGGTGGTGCCCACCACCAGGGGGACCTGCGCGGCCAGGGCGGCATCCAGGTTGGGGAGCACGGCGTCCGCCGTGGTGAAGTCGATCAGCACGTCGGGTGCCTCCGCGCGGAGGCGAGCCGTCAGGTCGGTCGGGGCGGTGGCCGCCCCCACGGCGCCATCCTCACCCTGGGGGTCCACGCGCAGCACCACCAAGTGCCCCCGGGCCTGGGCAGCCTGCTCCACCATGCGGCCCATGCGGCCGTATCCCAAGAGACCGATCTTCATTCCGTTCCCTCTCCGGGG
This window encodes:
- the dapA gene encoding 4-hydroxy-tetrahydrodipicolinate synthase, which translates into the protein MPDAFRGTHTALITPFSPDGTVNEPELRALVRRQVDGGVSGIVACGTTGEGATLTRAEQLRVIEIVIEEAEGRVAVTAGAGGNATQDVVEFVRRLERLKPDAVLSVVPYYNKPTPRGMLAHFRAVADASPAPLMLYNVPGRTARNMPAEVTLELAEHANIRSVKEASGDLEQVSRILKDAPKGFTVLSGDDSMTLPMMALGALGVVSVVSNLDPDRMSRLVGAVRSAQYDEARRLHHELSGLMALCFVESNPIPVKAAASMLGLCEARYRLPLVPLEEKNRPALEAELRRVGLLSGVAP
- the dapB gene encoding 4-hydroxy-tetrahydrodipicolinate reductase — translated: MKIGLLGYGRMGRMVEQAAQARGHLVVLRVDPQGEDGAVGAATAPTDLTARLRAEAPDVLIDFTTADAVLPNLDAALAAQVPLVVGTTGWSDHLEEARTRVQKAGGALLHGSNFSIGANLFARIVRNAGRLFDRFADYDPYVLEYHHRLKVDAPSGTAETLARSLLETLGRKRRLQVGNPEGRIAEDALQVSSVRAGHAFGLHEVGFDGEVDRITLMHEAKSRMGFAQGAVFAAEWIQGRSGVFSIEDALFGESDDA
- a CDS encoding 2,3,4,5-tetrahydropyridine-2,6-dicarboxylate N-succinyltransferase yields the protein MDLPEDAEDIFTELRNRLTRGEVRSASPGPAGWTVNTWVKQGILLGFRLGRMHDYSAAGFPFFDKHTYPVRPLAAGDGVRIVPGGSSVRTGAYVAPGVVCMPPMYINVGAYVDEGTMVDSHALVGSCAQIGKRVHLSAAAQIGGVLEPVGAMPVIIEDDVLVGGNCGVYEGAIVERRAVLAPGTILTRATRVYDLVHGRVIAASESAPLRIPEGAVVVPGSRPARGDFAGEQGVQLYVPVIVKYRDADTDAAVALEDALR
- a CDS encoding serine hydrolase domain-containing protein, whose product is MNTHPLHPATGPRTPRAPAALLSLLLLVAAPGTPSLTAQEVAWAPAPGRWNGAVSDARPWLARHADSTGAPGLSVAVAVDGEVVWEEGFGFADLENRVPAWPESKFRVASISKAMTSIAVGLLVERGQLDLDAPVQRYVPSFPDKGAVITTRQLGGHLAGIRHYRGDEFASAVHYDDVVAALAVFQDDPLLSPPGERYSYSTYGWNLISAVVQSTAGRPFLDFMREEIIEPLNLRSTVAEHPDSILFHRARFYLRGDDGRLVNAPYVDNSVKWAGGGYLSTASDLVRLASALMDGDILRPETVDLLFRPQRTTAGESTGYGIGWFTREIEGRRYVFHTGGAMGGSTVLLMDPEHRVAVAILANLDSIGHTETAARVAARFARAR
- the cax gene encoding calcium/proton exchanger, whose protein sequence is MRRFLSEYGLSLLLLFVPIGLWLEHGAHAAAPWVFLASALAIVPLAGWMGRATEHLAERLGAGLGALLNATFGNAAELIIAIIALRAGLYDLVKASITGSIIGNILLVFGLAAFLGGFKRARQQFNRTAAANGATLLLLSAVGLVIPAVFHLVVGEGFAASERGLSLDISVVLMVTYVASLLFTLKTHSHLYLGIRAQSGPPEPAEGRSDSPGPEHAHHPWPAWVAVVVLVVAAALVGVMSELLVGATEEAAHAFGMSEVFVGVILVALVGNAAEHSTAVLMAMKNKMDLAINIAVGSSIQVALFVAPLLVFLSYVIGPQPMDLLFTTFEVVAVAISVLVMAQISQDGESHWMEGLQLLAVYLVIGIAFFFLPG